In one window of Gudongella oleilytica DNA:
- a CDS encoding universal stress protein, which translates to MKILVPVDGSDYSMKALQKAKELGEFYKAELTLLTVIDSGRFVSVDFKQDMINASIEAGQELLHKSALTLEGYPHGVKTTYRMGDIANEIIAMAEDNKFDLVVMGSRGLGVFTRALLGGVSHKVVTHVNTSVFVVK; encoded by the coding sequence ATGAAAATCCTGGTTCCAGTTGACGGATCAGATTATTCAATGAAGGCTCTACAAAAAGCAAAAGAGCTTGGTGAATTTTACAAGGCAGAGCTTACACTTCTAACAGTAATTGACAGCGGTCGCTTTGTAAGCGTAGATTTCAAGCAGGACATGATCAACGCAAGCATTGAAGCGGGGCAGGAGCTACTGCACAAGTCTGCGCTGACTCTTGAGGGTTACCCCCACGGAGTTAAAACCACATACAGGATGGGCGACATAGCAAATGAGATCATTGCAATGGCAGAGGACAACAAGTTTGACCTTGTAGTTATGGGGAGCAGAGGTCTGGGAGTGTTCACAAGAGCACTTTTGGGAGGCGTGTCCCACAAGGTCGTAACACATGTGAATACATCGGTTTTCGTAGTTAAATAG
- a CDS encoding amidohydrolase family protein — protein sequence MNRIVLKNPSIIHSDGQVSEAKAIVVENGRIKAIDPDIWSADIEVDCAGKYVSPSFANLHTHSPMNIFKGFAEDVTIDRWFNELIWPYENRLTPEDAYHGSRVAIAEMQNNGVTVFADHYMFAEEIVKAALEMDMGLDIAPTLFSLDGRFHEGLIKTIELSETYRDFDRVVVSLGPHSPYTCSMEDLRSLAEIQVKSGLKVHIHAAETKDQVIRSKIETGKTPFEFLSKSGVLMGRTIVAHGLYVEEGDLLFLNENTTFAISPKTYYKLNMGFGNVPFLKDRIKIAIGTDGAASSNTLDPLEQARLLALMGKYLMKDSTSFPLREVWGYLMEGHRALEFDTGEIREGFSADLIIWDLDKPSTAVASDPLAAIIFSATSENIDTVISKGVFVKREGRLKHDVSKDISYLKNRMIELGESKEGETSLSY from the coding sequence ATGAATAGAATTGTACTGAAGAATCCCTCGATCATACACAGTGATGGTCAGGTATCTGAGGCTAAGGCTATCGTTGTTGAAAATGGAAGGATAAAAGCAATCGATCCGGACATATGGTCAGCCGATATCGAGGTGGATTGTGCCGGGAAGTACGTTTCGCCTTCCTTTGCGAACCTGCATACTCATTCACCGATGAATATTTTCAAGGGCTTTGCTGAGGATGTAACAATAGACAGGTGGTTCAATGAATTGATCTGGCCTTATGAGAACCGGCTTACCCCGGAGGATGCGTACCACGGATCGAGGGTAGCTATTGCCGAGATGCAGAACAATGGAGTGACAGTCTTTGCTGACCATTATATGTTTGCGGAAGAAATAGTAAAGGCTGCTCTGGAGATGGACATGGGCCTTGACATAGCTCCAACTCTCTTTTCTCTTGACGGCAGATTTCATGAGGGCTTAATAAAGACCATAGAGCTTTCGGAGACATACAGGGACTTTGACAGGGTGGTTGTAAGTCTTGGCCCCCATTCACCCTATACCTGTTCCATGGAGGATCTTAGATCCCTTGCTGAAATCCAGGTAAAAAGCGGATTAAAGGTCCATATACATGCTGCTGAGACCAAGGATCAGGTGATAAGGTCAAAGATCGAAACCGGAAAAACGCCCTTTGAATTCCTCAGCAAGTCAGGAGTCCTTATGGGAAGGACTATAGTAGCACATGGTCTCTACGTTGAGGAGGGAGACTTGTTGTTCCTCAATGAAAACACAACCTTTGCAATAAGTCCAAAAACCTATTACAAGCTGAACATGGGCTTCGGAAATGTTCCTTTCCTCAAGGACAGGATCAAAATAGCGATAGGGACCGACGGAGCCGCCAGCAGCAATACCCTGGATCCTTTGGAGCAGGCAAGACTTCTTGCTCTGATGGGCAAATACCTGATGAAGGACAGCACCTCTTTCCCTTTAAGAGAGGTATGGGGATATCTGATGGAAGGGCATCGGGCACTTGAATTTGATACTGGCGAGATAAGGGAAGGATTCAGCGCAGACCTCATCATATGGGATCTGGACAAGCCATCGACCGCAGTTGCATCCGATCCTTTAGCCGCAATAATTTTCAGTGCAACATCAGAAAATATTGACACTGTAATATCCAAGGGAGTATTCGTCAAGAGAGAAGGAAGACTTAAGCACGACGTATCCAAAGATATCAGCTACCTTAAGAACAGGATGATTGAACTGGGCGAATCCAAGGAGGGAGAGACCAGCCTTAGTTACTAA
- a CDS encoding LacI family DNA-binding transcriptional regulator produces MTTIREIAEIAGVSSATVSKVLNGKDQNISSETRTRILNIAEKKGYIPNGIAKSLRIRNTKTLGLIIPDVTNLFFSEVAKGIEDAAANHGYSLILCNSDNKEIKERTYIKILQEKKVDGLIITASHSNLGDKLDSVTTPVVLVDRDVKIIKKVGRVTVDNVTGGRLAAERLIKSGCSSIVHITAELDNKPAAERYQGFTSILAERGIPLDKSGLHTGYFNVETGYQGIMELSKKLEFDGVFCGNDLIAIGAIKALRELGKNVPADVSVIGFDDIALSKYIDPPLTTIRQPIYKLGGSAVMVLLGMIEGGTTEQSVVLQPELIERMSCR; encoded by the coding sequence ATGACCACCATACGAGAAATCGCAGAGATTGCAGGAGTATCCAGTGCTACGGTATCCAAGGTGCTAAATGGGAAGGATCAGAATATCAGCAGCGAGACAAGGACCCGAATACTGAATATAGCAGAAAAAAAGGGTTATATCCCCAATGGGATTGCAAAGAGCCTCAGGATAAGAAACACCAAAACTCTCGGCCTTATCATTCCCGATGTTACTAATCTGTTTTTCTCGGAGGTAGCTAAGGGAATCGAGGATGCCGCTGCCAACCATGGGTATTCTCTGATACTTTGCAATAGTGATAACAAGGAGATTAAGGAAAGAACGTATATCAAGATACTTCAGGAGAAGAAGGTGGACGGCCTTATTATAACAGCTTCCCACAGCAATCTTGGAGATAAGCTGGACTCAGTAACTACACCAGTAGTACTTGTGGACAGGGATGTGAAAATCATAAAAAAAGTCGGAAGAGTTACTGTGGATAACGTTACTGGAGGCAGGCTAGCAGCAGAAAGGCTTATAAAGAGCGGCTGCAGCAGTATAGTCCATATTACTGCAGAGCTTGATAATAAGCCAGCCGCAGAAAGGTATCAGGGATTTACATCGATCCTTGCAGAGAGAGGTATACCGCTTGATAAGTCAGGACTACATACAGGTTATTTTAATGTGGAAACAGGGTATCAAGGAATCATGGAGTTATCAAAGAAGCTGGAGTTTGATGGAGTCTTCTGTGGGAATGATCTCATTGCAATTGGAGCAATCAAGGCTTTAAGAGAGCTTGGGAAAAATGTTCCTGCGGATGTTTCAGTGATAGGCTTTGACGACATAGCACTTTCGAAATATATCGATCCGCCGCTTACGACTATAAGACAGCCCATATATAAGCTTGGTGGAAGTGCTGTGATGGTGCTCCTTGGAATGATCGAAGGAGGCACGACTGAGCAGTCAGTGGTGCTTCAGCCGGAGTTGATTGAAAGGATGAGTTGCCGATGA